Proteins encoded together in one Thermoproteales archaeon window:
- the ndhC gene encoding NADH-quinone oxidoreductase subunit A — MDFAEIVASPAFAFLLSFATAISIYILGKKLAPAFSPNKDKIAPYACGEYFPPEKVPMRIIFFQYAVLFLIFDIVSMLVVFSMGLPYWDPVRLNVIHLVFIYILTALLALYILGRRIEYGIYRKIS, encoded by the coding sequence ATGGATTTTGCAGAGATCGTTGCCTCTCCAGCGTTCGCTTTCTTGCTTTCGTTTGCGACGGCAATTTCCATTTATATTCTTGGAAAAAAATTAGCCCCCGCGTTCAGCCCAAATAAAGATAAAATAGCTCCATATGCTTGCGGAGAATACTTCCCCCCCGAGAAAGTACCTATGAGAATTATATTCTTCCAATATGCAGTGTTGTTTCTAATATTCGACATAGTCTCCATGCTAGTCGTATTCTCCATGGGTTTACCTTACTGGGATCCGGTTAGGCTGAACGTAATTCACTTAGTCTTCATATACATTTTGACAGCTCTTCTGGCGTTATATATTCTTGGGAGGAGGATCGAATATGGGATTTACAGAAAAATTAGTTAG